A stretch of the Duncaniella dubosii genome encodes the following:
- a CDS encoding carboxypeptidase-like regulatory domain-containing protein — protein MKTIFSLILAVLATATTMAQSITGKVVDETNSPLDFVNVVLLKADSTYIAGTVTDENGVFLFNEKLDNPKYVKVSSIGCTNQTLNIPPTGDLGIIILNPESVMLGEVVVKSNRPVTAIKGDALVTNVAGSQLEHAGTANDVLTQVPMVLGRDGNFEVFGKGSPAIYINGREVQDLTQLSQLNSADIKNVEVITNPGAKYDASVKSVIRIRTKRPQGDGFSGTLRAQGVMQKYFRTVDQANFKFRTGGLELFGNFGYIGGKFQSSNRVDMLTQSSTVWNQFLTQDGSMRTNEFFGKAGFSYMFNDSHSIGAYYSNGFTKQKSEHTGISRVLSDGQPYDNITMYGSSNNNTLPKHHANLYYNGEIGKFGIDFNMDYMWRKSRNSMFNNETSDTQDNSLVNSLGVNRSRMLAENLYSAILFGKVVLSLEKNTHHRVSHLITKPTPLW, from the coding sequence TCTTGATTTTGTGAATGTGGTTCTTCTGAAAGCAGACTCTACCTATATAGCAGGTACCGTTACTGATGAAAATGGTGTTTTCCTGTTCAATGAGAAACTGGATAACCCCAAATACGTAAAGGTGTCATCTATTGGTTGCACTAATCAGACCCTCAATATCCCTCCGACAGGAGACCTTGGCATAATAATCCTTAACCCTGAAAGCGTAATGCTCGGGGAAGTGGTAGTAAAATCCAACCGTCCTGTTACCGCTATCAAAGGTGATGCTCTTGTTACCAATGTGGCAGGGTCGCAACTTGAACACGCCGGTACTGCCAATGATGTACTTACACAAGTTCCTATGGTGCTTGGTCGCGACGGCAATTTTGAAGTATTCGGCAAAGGCTCTCCGGCTATTTATATAAATGGTCGAGAGGTGCAAGACCTTACCCAGCTCTCACAATTAAACTCGGCTGACATCAAAAATGTGGAAGTCATAACCAATCCCGGCGCTAAATACGATGCTTCTGTAAAATCTGTAATCCGTATCCGTACAAAACGCCCGCAGGGAGATGGCTTCAGTGGAACACTCCGAGCACAAGGAGTGATGCAAAAATATTTCCGCACAGTAGATCAGGCTAATTTCAAATTCCGAACTGGTGGTCTGGAATTATTCGGTAATTTCGGATATATAGGAGGAAAATTCCAAAGCAGCAACAGGGTTGATATGTTGACTCAATCATCAACAGTGTGGAATCAATTTCTGACACAAGACGGTTCCATGAGAACAAATGAATTCTTCGGGAAAGCAGGATTTTCGTATATGTTCAATGACAGCCATTCGATAGGCGCTTATTACTCTAATGGATTCACAAAGCAAAAATCTGAACATACAGGAATAAGCAGGGTATTGTCTGATGGACAGCCATACGACAATATCACAATGTATGGCAGCAGTAACAACAATACTCTGCCCAAACATCACGCCAATCTATACTATAATGGAGAGATCGGCAAGTTCGGTATTGACTTTAATATGGATTATATGTGGCGAAAAAGCAGAAACTCCATGTTTAACAATGAAACAAGCGACACTCAGGATAATTCGCTTGTAAACTCTCTTGGAGTTAACAGAAGTCGTATGCTGGCTGAAAACTTGTATTCAGCTATCCTTTTTGGAAAGGTGGTATTGAGTTTGGAGAAGAATACACATCATCGCGTTTCTCATCTGATTACAAAACCGACGCCTCTTTGGTAG